One region of Gossypium raimondii isolate GPD5lz chromosome 6, ASM2569854v1, whole genome shotgun sequence genomic DNA includes:
- the LOC105773037 gene encoding putative E3 ubiquitin-protein ligase RING1a isoform X2 produces the protein MPAQKPSSEAVFTPEGSDLLLLDQSINNHEQHPVETEDAADESDRCPCPCNENEQDYVIVKLSDVRKEVQCPICLGIIRKTRTVMECLHRFCRECIDKSMRMGNNECPACRTHCASRRSLRDDPNYDSLIAALYPDIEKHEEEELTLHEEEKARNKQIQASITQTLHRQLEVLGRKRTVKANASATIRRSNCRYQRRKYRASEPQESDNNEDANENGSTGSSLADEDLTEVKPKRLKRWEGRCSQPSSAASADGVGDENDSEVNRESLGVSAALSPSERLHLGASALNGLSERLHWGAGGMRSNTRHGSLSGGNGKKARNSRLPKLVDCLQNLEEKDDELDIHLMLVSIDEQRIPCLQRPYLCCRPTLLVRHLCQYVALQTALQASEIEIYLVKELYSTANMSTYKITKPGLVESVRDKLEVLKEEETLGGLGRQTSSHSHLILAYQKKENRNGQCQV, from the exons atGCCGGCTCAGAAGCCTTCTTCCGAAGCCGTCTTCACACCAGAAGGCAGCGATCTCCTGCTTCTCGATCAGAGTATTAACAACCATGAACAACACCCCGTAGAAACCGAAGATGCTGCTGATG AATCTGATCGCTGCCCTTGTCCTTGTAACGAGAATGAACAAGA TTAtgttatagtaaaattatctgaCGTACGTAAGGAAGTACAGTGCCCAATCTGCCTGG GGATCATTCGCAAAACTAGAACTGTAATGGAATGCTTACATCGCTTCTGTAGAGAATGCATTGACAAATCTATGCGCATGGG GAACAATGAATGCCCTGCTTGCCGCACACATTGTGCTAGTCGCCGGTCTTTGAGAGATGATCCTAACTATGATTCCCTAATCGCAGCCTTATATCCAGATATAGAAAAACATGAGGAAGAG GAATTGACTTTGCATGAGGAGGAGAAAGCTCGGAATAAACAG ATCCAAGCTTCAATCACCCAGACCTTGCATCGGCAATTAGAAGTTCTGGGTAGGAAGCGAACAGTTAAAGCCAATGCGTCTGCAACTATAAGGAGATCAAACTGCCGCTATCAAAGGAGAAAATATCGAGCTTCTGAACCTCAAGAGTCTGATAATAATGAGGATGCCAATGAAAATGGAAGCACGGGTTCATCTTTGGCCGATGAGGATCTTACTGAGGTCAAACCAAAGAGATTGAAGAGATGGGAGGGTCGGTGTTCTCAGCCTTCATCAGCTGCTAGTGCAGACGGGGTTGGTGACGAAAATGATTCTGAAGTGAATAGAGAATCCTTGGGTGTATCTGCTGCACTTAGTCCCTCAGAAAGGCTTCACTTGGGAGCAAGCG CTCTTAATGGCCTCTCCGAAAGGCTTCATTGGGGAGCAGGCGGCATGCGCAGTAACACAAGACATGGCAGTTTGAGTGGTGGAAATGGAAAGAAAGCCCGAAACAGCCGCCTCCCAAAGTTGGTGGATTGTCTCCAGAACCTAGAGGAGAAGGATGATGAg tTGGATATCCACCTGATGCTTGTTTCAATTGATGAACAAAGAATACCCTGTTTACAGAGGCCTTACCTTTGCTGCAGGCCTACGTTGTTGGTTAGACACCTGTGCCAG TATGTAGCTCTTCAAACTGCTTTACAAGCcagtgaaattgaaatatacCTGGTAAAAGAGTTATATTCTACGGCCAACATGTCAACCTATAAGATTACCAAGCCCGGTTTAGTTGAATCAGTCAGAGATAAGTTGGAAGTTTTAAAAGAGGAAGAAACTTTGGGTGGACTTGGACGCCAAACTTCCAGTCATAGCCATTTG ATTCTTGCATATCAGAAAAAGGAGAATAGAAATGGACAATGTCAAGTTTAG
- the LOC105773037 gene encoding putative E3 ubiquitin-protein ligase RING1a isoform X1, producing the protein MPAQKPSSEAVFTPEGSDLLLLDQSINNHEQHPVETEDAADESDRCPCPCNENEQDYVIVKLSDVRKEVQCPICLGIIRKTRTVMECLHRFCRECIDKSMRMGNNECPACRTHCASRRSLRDDPNYDSLIAALYPDIEKHEEEELTLHEEEKARNKQIQASITQTLHRQLEVLGRKRTVKANASATIRRSNCRYQRRKYRASEPQESDNNEDANENGSTGSSLADEDLTEVKPKRLKRWEGRCSQPSSAASADGVGDENDSEVNRESLGVSAALSPSERLHLGASGIRSHTAHGSLSGDENDSEVNRESLGLFAALNGLSERLHWGAGGMRSNTRHGSLSGGNGKKARNSRLPKLVDCLQNLEEKDDELDIHLMLVSIDEQRIPCLQRPYLCCRPTLLVRHLCQYVALQTALQASEIEIYLVKELYSTANMSTYKITKPGLVESVRDKLEVLKEEETLGGLGRQTSSHSHLILAYQKKENRNGQCQV; encoded by the exons atGCCGGCTCAGAAGCCTTCTTCCGAAGCCGTCTTCACACCAGAAGGCAGCGATCTCCTGCTTCTCGATCAGAGTATTAACAACCATGAACAACACCCCGTAGAAACCGAAGATGCTGCTGATG AATCTGATCGCTGCCCTTGTCCTTGTAACGAGAATGAACAAGA TTAtgttatagtaaaattatctgaCGTACGTAAGGAAGTACAGTGCCCAATCTGCCTGG GGATCATTCGCAAAACTAGAACTGTAATGGAATGCTTACATCGCTTCTGTAGAGAATGCATTGACAAATCTATGCGCATGGG GAACAATGAATGCCCTGCTTGCCGCACACATTGTGCTAGTCGCCGGTCTTTGAGAGATGATCCTAACTATGATTCCCTAATCGCAGCCTTATATCCAGATATAGAAAAACATGAGGAAGAG GAATTGACTTTGCATGAGGAGGAGAAAGCTCGGAATAAACAG ATCCAAGCTTCAATCACCCAGACCTTGCATCGGCAATTAGAAGTTCTGGGTAGGAAGCGAACAGTTAAAGCCAATGCGTCTGCAACTATAAGGAGATCAAACTGCCGCTATCAAAGGAGAAAATATCGAGCTTCTGAACCTCAAGAGTCTGATAATAATGAGGATGCCAATGAAAATGGAAGCACGGGTTCATCTTTGGCCGATGAGGATCTTACTGAGGTCAAACCAAAGAGATTGAAGAGATGGGAGGGTCGGTGTTCTCAGCCTTCATCAGCTGCTAGTGCAGACGGGGTTGGTGACGAAAATGATTCTGAAGTGAATAGAGAATCCTTGGGTGTATCTGCTGCACTTAGTCCCTCAGAAAGGCTTCACTTGGGAGCAAGCGGTATTCGCAGTCACACAGCACATGGCAGTTTGAGTGGTGATGAAAATGATTCTGAAGTTAACAGAGAATCCTTGGGCTTGTTTGCAGCTCTTAATGGCCTCTCCGAAAGGCTTCATTGGGGAGCAGGCGGCATGCGCAGTAACACAAGACATGGCAGTTTGAGTGGTGGAAATGGAAAGAAAGCCCGAAACAGCCGCCTCCCAAAGTTGGTGGATTGTCTCCAGAACCTAGAGGAGAAGGATGATGAg tTGGATATCCACCTGATGCTTGTTTCAATTGATGAACAAAGAATACCCTGTTTACAGAGGCCTTACCTTTGCTGCAGGCCTACGTTGTTGGTTAGACACCTGTGCCAG TATGTAGCTCTTCAAACTGCTTTACAAGCcagtgaaattgaaatatacCTGGTAAAAGAGTTATATTCTACGGCCAACATGTCAACCTATAAGATTACCAAGCCCGGTTTAGTTGAATCAGTCAGAGATAAGTTGGAAGTTTTAAAAGAGGAAGAAACTTTGGGTGGACTTGGACGCCAAACTTCCAGTCATAGCCATTTG ATTCTTGCATATCAGAAAAAGGAGAATAGAAATGGACAATGTCAAGTTTAG
- the LOC105773039 gene encoding auxin-repressed 12.5 kDa protein isoform X2 codes for MVLLEKLWDDVVAGPQPERGLGRLRKITTTPPLSTKDEASSMAMPTSPTTPGTPSTPVSARRDNVWRSVFNPGSNLATKGIGAEVFDKPQPNSPTVYDWLYSGETRSKHHR; via the exons atggttcTGCTAGAGAAACTTTGGGATGATGTAGTGGCCGGACCTCAACCGGAACGTGGCCTTGGCCGGCTGAGGAAGATCACAACCACCCCACCCTTGTCCACCAAAG ATGAGGCTTCATCAATGGCGATGCCGACGAGTCCGACGACACCTGGGACACCATCGACGCCGGTGTCGGCTCGTAGGGACAACGTGTGGAGGAGCGTGTTCAATCCAGGTAGCAACCTTGCAACCAAAGGTATTGGCGCTGAAGTTTTCGACAAGCCTCAACCTAACTCTCCTACTGTTTATGACTG GCTTTACAGCGGGGAGACCCGGAGCAAGCATCACCGCTGA
- the LOC105773039 gene encoding auxin-repressed 12.5 kDa protein isoform X1 has translation MVLLEKLWDDVVAGPQPERGLGRLRKITTTPPLSTKDEASSMAMPTSPTTPGTPSTPVSARRDNVWRSVFNPGSNLATKGIGAEVFDKPQPNSPTVYDCNQTEAQRQIMQENLALCLVAAWK, from the exons atggttcTGCTAGAGAAACTTTGGGATGATGTAGTGGCCGGACCTCAACCGGAACGTGGCCTTGGCCGGCTGAGGAAGATCACAACCACCCCACCCTTGTCCACCAAAG ATGAGGCTTCATCAATGGCGATGCCGACGAGTCCGACGACACCTGGGACACCATCGACGCCGGTGTCGGCTCGTAGGGACAACGTGTGGAGGAGCGTGTTCAATCCAGGTAGCAACCTTGCAACCAAAGGTATTGGCGCTGAAGTTTTCGACAAGCCTCAACCTAACTCTCCTACTGTTTATGACTG CAACCAAACGGAGGCTCAGAGACAGATCATGCAGGAAAACTTGGCTCTTTGTTTGGTAGCTGCGTGGAAATAA